The window GGTATAGAGACAGTACTCAAGCAACTCGCGCCGATGGATTTCAGCGCTACCTCAAAATGTACCGGTTCTAGCCACGATTCTTGATGAATTTTTTCGAAGGGTGGGTGAACCGCCTCAGCGCTTTTTGGTAAAGAGACGATACGCAAACAGGATGATAAAGGCTCCAACCACAGAGCCGATTAAGCGCGCGCCTTCGCCGGGACCGTAGATGTTGAGTGCCTGGCCCAGATAAGTCGCCA of the Cytophagia bacterium CHB2 genome contains:
- a CDS encoding GlsB/YeaQ/YmgE family stress response membrane protein, which encodes MLYTILIGLVAGVIAKFLMPGKDPGGLIITILLGIGGSLLATYLGQALNIYGPGEGARLIGSVVGAFIILFAYRLFTKKR